One region of Tamandua tetradactyla isolate mTamTet1 chromosome 6, mTamTet1.pri, whole genome shotgun sequence genomic DNA includes:
- the SYBU gene encoding syntabulin isoform X5 has product MVHPGRVSTRESPNEMYALEQCGRWSAWAPEEQLGAAGTQCVAAAINPGSEADFSSSSSTGSISAPEVHMSAAGSKRSSFSRNRGPHGRSNGASSHKSGNSPPSPRTNDLLSMLCRNQLSPVNVHPSYAPSSPSSSNSGSYKGSDCSPIMKRPGRYMSCGENHGVKPPNPEQYLTPLQQKEVTVRHLKTKLKESERRLHERETEIVELKSQLARMREDWIEEECHRVEAQLALKEARKEIKQLKQVIETMRSSLADKDKGIQKYFVDINIQNKKLESLLQSMEMAHNGSLRDELFLDFPCNSPEKSFTLNTPFGKMADGLFLEEQVTEEGADSELLRGDSMANGTDLLDEMVTSTTTESGDLALLHSTRGAKVLEDLPISVDQGEGGVGVEQAVQTDVVPYSPAVSELIQNVLKLQDPHSSSSASSDEAGADPTEGFPEAIPALVVDLTPRNPNSAILLSPVETSYNQVEVEAHGNRLMRELDFAAYTEERLDGCIPLSRGRLVRQYWSSSFLVDLLAVAAPVVPTVLWAFSTQRGGTDPVYNIGALLRGCCVVALHSLRRTSFHIKT; this is encoded by the exons GTAGCGAAGCTGATTTTAGTTCCTCAAGCAGCACGGGCAGCATTTCCGCTCCTGAGGTCCATATGTCTGCTGCAGGAAGCAAGCGGTCCTCTTTTTCACGCAA TCGAGGCCCCCACGGGCGGAGTAATGGAGCTTCATCCCACAAGTCTGGCAACAGCCCACCATCCCCACGGACAAATGACCTTCTGTCCATGCTGTGCAGGAATCAGCTGAGTCCTGTTAACGTCCACCCCAGTTACGCGCCTTCTTCCCCAAGTAGTAGCAACTCTGGCTCCTACAAAGGAAGTGACTGCAGCCCAATCATGAA GAGGCCTGGAAGGTACATGTCTTGTGGTGAAAATCACGGTGTCAAACCCCCCAATCCGGAGCAGTATTTGACCCCCCTGCAGCAGAAGGAGGTCACCGTGAGACACCTGAAGACCAAACTGAAGGAATCCGAGCGCCGGCTCCATGAAAG ggaaactgaaattgtggaactgaagTCCCAGTTAGCCCGTATGAGAGAAGACTGGATCGAAGAGGAGTGCCACCGAGTAGAGGCCCAGCTGGCACtcaaggaagccaggaaagagatTAAACAGCTCAAACAGGTCATCGAAACTATGAGGAGCAGCTTGGCTGATAAAGACAAAGGCATTCAGAAGTATTTTGTGGACATAAATATccaaaacaagaagctggaatcTCTACTTCAGAGCATGGAGATGGCACACAATGGCTCTTTGAGGGATGAGCTGTTTCTAGACTTTCCATGTAATTCCCCAGAGAAAAGCTTTACCCTAAACACCCCTTTTGGCAAGATGGCAGATGGGCTGTTTCTGGAAGAGCAGGTCACAGAGGAAGGGGCCGACAGCGAGCTGTTGAGGGGAGATAGCATGGCCAACGGCACCGATTTGTTAGATGAAATGGTGACATCCACCACCACAGAGTCTGGCGATTTGGCCCTTCTTCATTCCACCCGAGGGGCAAAGGTCCTTGAGGACCTCCCCATCTCCGTGGATCAAGGAGAGGGTGGTGTGGGGGTGGAGCAGGCCGTCCAGACTGACGTGGTGCCATACAGCCCCGCAGTCTCGGAGCTCATTCAGAATGTGCTCAAGCtccaggacccccattcctcgagCTCAGCATCCTCTGATGAGGCTGGGGCTGACCCAACAGAAGGATTCCCAGAGGCCATCCCTGCCTTAGTGGTTGATTTAACTCCAAGAAATCCAAACTCAGCCATCCTTCTGTCTCCTGTGGAGACATCGTACAACCAGGTGGAGGTGGAAGCTCATGGAAACCGCCTCATGAGAGAGCTGGATTTTGCAGCCTACACGGAAGAAAGGTTGGACGGCTGCATCCCACTGTCTCGGGGGCGCCTCGTGAGGCAGTACTGGAGCAGCAGTTTCCTGGTGGATCTCCTGGCTGTGGCTGCCCCTGTGGTCCCCACTGTCCTGTGGGCATTCAGTACTCAGAGAGGGGGGACAGATCCTGTTTACAACATCGGGGCCTTGCTCCGGGGCTGCTGTGTGGTTGCCCTGCATTCACTCCGCCGCACCTCCTTTCATATCAAAACCTAA
- the SYBU gene encoding syntabulin isoform X6, giving the protein MKWCPCACFFSCLLGGKYCSEADFSSSSSTGSISAPEVHMSAAGSKRSSFSRNRGPHGRSNGASSHKSGNSPPSPRTNDLLSMLCRNQLSPVNVHPSYAPSSPSSSNSGSYKGSDCSPIMKRPGRYMSCGENHGVKPPNPEQYLTPLQQKEVTVRHLKTKLKESERRLHERETEIVELKSQLARMREDWIEEECHRVEAQLALKEARKEIKQLKQVIETMRSSLADKDKGIQKYFVDINIQNKKLESLLQSMEMAHNGSLRDELFLDFPCNSPEKSFTLNTPFGKMADGLFLEEQVTEEGADSELLRGDSMANGTDLLDEMVTSTTTESGDLALLHSTRGAKVLEDLPISVDQGEGGVGVEQAVQTDVVPYSPAVSELIQNVLKLQDPHSSSSASSDEAGADPTEGFPEAIPALVVDLTPRNPNSAILLSPVETSYNQVEVEAHGNRLMRELDFAAYTEERLDGCIPLSRGRLVRQYWSSSFLVDLLAVAAPVVPTVLWAFSTQRGGTDPVYNIGALLRGCCVVALHSLRRTSFHIKT; this is encoded by the exons ATGAAATGGTGTCCTTGTGCCTGCTTCTTTTCATGTCTGCTTGGAGGAAAATACT GTAGCGAAGCTGATTTTAGTTCCTCAAGCAGCACGGGCAGCATTTCCGCTCCTGAGGTCCATATGTCTGCTGCAGGAAGCAAGCGGTCCTCTTTTTCACGCAA TCGAGGCCCCCACGGGCGGAGTAATGGAGCTTCATCCCACAAGTCTGGCAACAGCCCACCATCCCCACGGACAAATGACCTTCTGTCCATGCTGTGCAGGAATCAGCTGAGTCCTGTTAACGTCCACCCCAGTTACGCGCCTTCTTCCCCAAGTAGTAGCAACTCTGGCTCCTACAAAGGAAGTGACTGCAGCCCAATCATGAA GAGGCCTGGAAGGTACATGTCTTGTGGTGAAAATCACGGTGTCAAACCCCCCAATCCGGAGCAGTATTTGACCCCCCTGCAGCAGAAGGAGGTCACCGTGAGACACCTGAAGACCAAACTGAAGGAATCCGAGCGCCGGCTCCATGAAAG ggaaactgaaattgtggaactgaagTCCCAGTTAGCCCGTATGAGAGAAGACTGGATCGAAGAGGAGTGCCACCGAGTAGAGGCCCAGCTGGCACtcaaggaagccaggaaagagatTAAACAGCTCAAACAGGTCATCGAAACTATGAGGAGCAGCTTGGCTGATAAAGACAAAGGCATTCAGAAGTATTTTGTGGACATAAATATccaaaacaagaagctggaatcTCTACTTCAGAGCATGGAGATGGCACACAATGGCTCTTTGAGGGATGAGCTGTTTCTAGACTTTCCATGTAATTCCCCAGAGAAAAGCTTTACCCTAAACACCCCTTTTGGCAAGATGGCAGATGGGCTGTTTCTGGAAGAGCAGGTCACAGAGGAAGGGGCCGACAGCGAGCTGTTGAGGGGAGATAGCATGGCCAACGGCACCGATTTGTTAGATGAAATGGTGACATCCACCACCACAGAGTCTGGCGATTTGGCCCTTCTTCATTCCACCCGAGGGGCAAAGGTCCTTGAGGACCTCCCCATCTCCGTGGATCAAGGAGAGGGTGGTGTGGGGGTGGAGCAGGCCGTCCAGACTGACGTGGTGCCATACAGCCCCGCAGTCTCGGAGCTCATTCAGAATGTGCTCAAGCtccaggacccccattcctcgagCTCAGCATCCTCTGATGAGGCTGGGGCTGACCCAACAGAAGGATTCCCAGAGGCCATCCCTGCCTTAGTGGTTGATTTAACTCCAAGAAATCCAAACTCAGCCATCCTTCTGTCTCCTGTGGAGACATCGTACAACCAGGTGGAGGTGGAAGCTCATGGAAACCGCCTCATGAGAGAGCTGGATTTTGCAGCCTACACGGAAGAAAGGTTGGACGGCTGCATCCCACTGTCTCGGGGGCGCCTCGTGAGGCAGTACTGGAGCAGCAGTTTCCTGGTGGATCTCCTGGCTGTGGCTGCCCCTGTGGTCCCCACTGTCCTGTGGGCATTCAGTACTCAGAGAGGGGGGACAGATCCTGTTTACAACATCGGGGCCTTGCTCCGGGGCTGCTGTGTGGTTGCCCTGCATTCACTCCGCCGCACCTCCTTTCATATCAAAACCTAA